A stretch of Lepidochelys kempii isolate rLepKem1 chromosome 14, rLepKem1.hap2, whole genome shotgun sequence DNA encodes these proteins:
- the CCDC40 gene encoding coiled-coil domain-containing protein 40 — MVQSGFPLPRGTSRMLMVSPGNGKMEPVEPGSGPESGVGQISEEEELHPEGNGVEQPERSHNRKNEADGVSAEEPGMELNPAEPNAPESPEPPIVEGMQPENNDDKEEGEALPTEDPGERLLPKEQEVAGATEQEVAGATEQEVAGATEQEVAGATEQEVSEVTFGEEKSDEVSSDQVEVDNLPPKLPDMEQPVIDSWSRSRMSSGASTQSSALSVHMEIHTESGDIGVAISSPYSDSAFQLFNQHLSRLGSGEETASLHYADEQAEREGSEETEEETQLIVLDPEHPLMRRFQAALKNYLSKQMEKVTMELRELTVATKQGKVQREELGMVLYGVQQQLARLQMELEKNQDRYSQIAMVRRQLEEELQDIRNVYKKTCQSTEDERKKVSVMQTEVENMALRLFYMQNMDQDVRDDISVMKRAVKKAEADRNQAEVEKKKQDLLVDRLTRKFNELQEQIGLYEAQFIAQAEDTKITRKAVSEACMEIQTINMEKKQLMHQWDSSLTGMKRRDEAYSAMQEALRQSKHQLRSLETEIQVYKKSVTKEEERNELLASILNRSENDANMSKKLIAQCTAKQDALKVEYSTYTRTLHETEQALSRANSDRAARMNELQAISKETKKETEARQELENQIMAKLQDQLMSSKAAKYFSQLAAKLHKRKLDLELHFSKVENDKAQVILDTTHTNCRLSMLQKTFSALDKEMKNINDLINRSENEISKRNLLIERKQGVINLFNKKMEMMISQLGGQELGPLEIEINRLTKQIDEHNSDVMTLQKYWLRLQKELVKLTQEREEQLASLDMLKKQITIMQQKKVRTENEIQQEKNEQKDIERHMRNMANDLMKLNMLINKNSHNSEELQHGNTIMENEFVRSLKAAERESIEMQEKLDRLHEEKERLLNSLVEAEHQIMLWEKKIQLAKEMRAAVDSETGQGEIRAMRTEIHRMQVRYSQLTKQQEKMIRDMEAAVSRRETIMIRGEGQSKMDKKHFTQSDFHHKTQELRKKIKETQKNAQDCNRTITELENTQKSLSIGLLEKQQQVSSLQAETDVLDADIERLQDKKRWNLSEIVAYQTRQKHLQAVKDGKYTPLCRTQQVLQQEQRKQQDRLHTINVIIHQIQQEYPQYQRVLSWLSQALDSRLGSQEAE, encoded by the exons CCCTGAATCAGGTGTTGGACAAATTTCAGAAGAGGAGGAGCTGCATCCAGAAGGCAATGGG GTGGAGCAACCAGAGAGGAGCCATAACCGAAAGAACGAGGCAGATGGTGTTTCAGCAgaggagccaggaatggaactcaACCCAGCAGAACCAAATGCACCTGAGTCCCCAGAGCCTCCCATTGTAGAG GGAATGCAGCCAGAGAACAATGATGATAAGGAAGAGGGAGAGGCTTTGCCTACAGAGGACCCAGGAGAGAGACTCCTCCCAAAAGAGCAGGAGGTCGCGGGGGCCACGGAGCAGGAGGTCGCGGGGGCCACGGAGCAGGAGGTCGCGGGGGCCACGGAGCAGGAGGTCGCGGGGGCCACGGAGCAGGAG GTCTCTGAGGTCACCTTTGGAGAG gaaaaatctgatgaggtttccTCAGACCAAGTAGAAGTGGATAATCTTCCTCCCAAACTGCCTGACATGGAGCAGCCAGTGATAGACAGCTGGAGCAGATCCCGCATGTCCTCAGGAGCTAGCACCCAGAGCTCTGCATTATCAGTGCACATGGAGATTCATACTGAGTCAG GTGACATTGGGGTAGCCATCTCCTCTCCCTATTCAGACTCTGCATTTCAGCTGTTTAACCAGCACCTCAGCAGGcttgggagtggggaagagactgCAAGTCTACATTATGCAGATGAGCAAGCTGAAAGAGAGGGCAGTGAGGAAACGGAGGAGGAAACACAGCTGATTGTCTTGGACCCGGAACAT CCCCTGATGAGAAGATTCCAAGCTGCCCTAAAGAATTACCTTAGTAAACAGATGGAAAAAGTGACCATGGAGCTTCGGGAGCTG ACGGTGGCCACAAAGCAGGGTAAGGTGCAGAGGGAGGAGCTGGGAATGGTCCTTTatggggtccagcagcagctggcccGGCTGCAGATGGAACTGGAGAAGAACCAGGACCGATATTCTCAGATAGCCATGGTGCGTCGGCAGCTAGAGGAGGAGCTGCAGGACATCAGAAATGTGTACAAGAAAACATGTCAGAGCACTGAGGATGAACGCAAGAAAG TTTCTGTAATGCAGACTGAGGTGGAAAACATGGCCTTGCGTCTGTTCTATATGCAGAACATGGACCAGGATGTGCGTGATGACATCTCCGTGATGAAACGGGCAGTGAAGAAGGCTGAGGCAGACAGGAACCAGGCTGAGGTGGAGAAGAAAAAACAG GATCTGCTTGTAGACCGCTTAACAAGGAAGTTCAATGAACTGCAGGAGCAGATTGGTCTGTATGAAGCTCAATTTATTGCCCAGGCTGAAGACACAAAAATAACACGAAAAGCAGTGAGTGAG GCTTGTATGGAGATACAAACTATTAACATGGAGAAGAAGCAACTGATGCATCAGTGGGATAGCAGCTTGACTGGGATGAAGCGACGAGATGAAGCCTACTCTGCCATGCAGGAGGCACTAAG GCAGTCCAAGCACCAGCTCAGGTCGTTAGAGACAGAGATCCAAGTCTACAAGAAGTCAGTCAcaaaggaggaagagaggaatGAGCTGCTTGCCAGCATCTTGAACCGCTCGGAGAATGATGCCAACATGAGCAAGAAGCTGATTGCCCAGTGCACAGCCAAACAGGATGCCCTGAAAGTTGAATACAGCACCTACACCCGCACGCTGCATGAGACAGAGCAAGCCCTCAGCAGGGCCAACTCG GACCGAGCTGCTCGGATGAATGAGCTGCAGGCCATCAGtaaggaaacaaagaaagagacTGAAGCCAGACAGGAGTTGGAGAATCAGATCATGGCAAAGCTGCAGGATCAGCTGATGTCCAGCAAAGcagcaaaatatttttcacaactGGCTGCTAAACTTCATAAGAGAAAGCTGGATCTG GAGCTGCATTTTTCCAAAGTTGAGAATGACAAAGCCCAGGTCATTCTGGACACAACTCACACCAACTGCAGGCTCTCTATGCTCCAAAAGACATTCTCTGCGCTGGACaaggaaatgaaaaatatcaaTGACCTGATCAACCGCAGTGAGAATGAGATCAGCAAGCGCAATCTCCTGATCGAGCGCAAGCAGGGGGTCATCAACCTGTTCAACAagaaaatggagatgatgatTTCCCAGTTGGGG GGTCAAGAACTGGGACCCTTGGAAATTGAGATCAACAGGCTAACCAAGCAGATAGATGAACACAACTCAGACGTGATGACACTGCAGAAGTACTGGCTCAGGCTGCAGAAAGAGCTGGTCAAACTGACTCAGGAGCGGGAAGAGCAGCTGGCCTCCTTGGATATGTTAAAGAAACAGATCACCATCATGCAACAAAAGAAAGTGCGCACTGAAA ATGAAATCCAGCAGGAGAAGAATGAACAGAAAGACATTGAACGCCACATGAGGAACATGGCCAATGACTTGATGAAACTCAACATGTTAATCAACAAGAACAGCCACAACTCGGAGGAGCTGCAGCATGGCAACACCATCATGGAGAATGAGTTTGTGCGCTCGCTTAAG gcagcagagagagagTCGATTGAGATGCAGGAGAAGCTGGACCGACTGCatgaggagaaagagagactCCTAAACAGCCTGGTGGAAGCAGA GCATCAGATCATGCTATGGGAGAAAAAGATCCAGTTGGCTAAGGAGATGCGTGCTGCAGTGGACTCAGAGACAGGGCAAGGCGAGATCCGAGCCATGAGAACAGAGATCCATAGGATGCAG GTCCGCTACAGCCAGCTGACAAAGCAGCAGGAGAAGATGATTCGTGATATGGAGGCAGCTGTCTCCCGCAGAGAGACCATCATGATTCGGGGAGAGGGTCAGAGCAAAATGGATAAGAAACATTTCACCCAGAGTGACTTCCACCACAAGACACAGGAACTGCGGAAGAAGATCAAGGAAACCCAAAAG AATGCTCAAGACTGCAACAGAACCATCACAGAGCTGGAGAACACCCAGAAATCTCTCAGCATCGGCCttctggaaaagcagcagcaggtcTCCAGTTTGCAGGCTGAGACTGATGTCCTTGATGCAGACATAGAGAGGCTTCAGGATAAGAAACGTTGG AACCTGTCAGAAATTGTGGCCTATCAGACTCGTCAGAAGCATCTGCAGGCAGTGAAGGACGGGAAGTATACCCCACTGTGCCGCACCCAGCAAgtcctgcagcaggagcagcggAAACAGCAGGACCGGCTGCACACCATTAATGTCATCATCCATCAGATTCAGCAGGAGTATCCTCAGTACCAGAGGGTGTTGTCCTGGCTCAGCCAAGCCCTGGACTCCAGGCTTGGGTCACAGGAAGCAGAATAG
- the GAA gene encoding lysosomal alpha-glucosidase isoform X1, producing MPPVRLKEAENFPACKKASCTMLQMSVISIAALLTTVALHVIFSVHEVTVAAVSLRDPPGPETTYRSSSANGEGRTWYQRWAGQLETPGAAASGPLHCDISPDSRFDCAPEKLLSRAECEARGCCYVPVSIKGSAIWQPWCFFPPSYPSYKMENLSATETGYTASLTRTIPSFFPEDLMVLRLDVVFETEGRLHFTLRDPANKRYEVPLETPKARGQIASKLYSVQFSADPFGLMVFRESSGQVLLNTTVAPLFFADQFLQISTSLPSRFISGLGEHLTSLALNINWTKVTLWNRDMAPTPYVNLYGSHPFYLVMEDGGLAHGVFLLNSNAMDVVLQPSPALTWRTIGGILDFYVFLGPDPKSVVRQYLDVIGYPFMPPYWGLGFHLCRWGYSSTAATRQAVKNMTAARFPLDVQWNDLDYTDAKRDFTFNKNNFKDYPDMVRDFHQSGRRYIMIVDPAISSSGPPGSYKPYDDGLKRGVFIRNATGQPLVGKVWPGPTVFPDFTNPETHEWWHDMVREFHDQVPFDGMWIDMNEPSNFVAGSLDGCPNNKLENPPYVPGVLGGTLQAGTICASSQQYLSSHYNLHSLYGLTEAIASHRALVRVRGKRPFVISRSTFAGHGRFAGHWTGDVLSSWEQLYYSVPEVLLFNLYGVPLVGADICGFLGDTSEELCVRWTQLGAFYPFMRNHNDRGNKPQEPYAFSPAAQEAMRKAVFLRYSLLPYLYTLFHKAHSAGETVARPLFLEFPTDPNTLSVDHQFMWGAGLLITPVLEAGKTKVSGYFPVETWYNLMAGSVIHSKGQWVLLPAPLDTINVHVRAGHILPLQEPGFTTTESRKKGMTLVVALTVAGVARGDLFWDDGESLLTFEKGDYTQILFLAMNGVLLSELVQVNSQVDGLLLQEVTVLGVPSPPQRVLANGVPVSNFSYHADTKILSIPLSLPLGEQFMVIWS from the exons ATGCCCCCAGTGAGACTGAAGGAGGCTGAGAATTTTCCCGCCTGCAAGAAGGCTTCCTGCACCATGCTGCAGATGTCTGTCATCAGCATTGCTGCTCTGCTCACAACAGTTGCCCTACACGTCATATTCAGTGTCCATGAAGTCACTGTGGCTGCTGTGAGCCTCAGAGACCCCCCAGGGCCAGAGACTACCTACAGATCCAGTAGTGCTAATGGAGAAGGGCGGACATGGTATCAGAGGTGGGCAGGGCAACTGGAGACCCCAGGCGCTGCTGCATCAGGGCCCTTGCACTGTGACATCTCTCCAGATAGCCGGTTTGACTGTGCACCTGAGAAGCTTCTCTCCAGAGCAGAGTGTGAGGCTCGTGGCTGCTGCTACGTTCCGGTTTCCATTAAGGGCTCTGCGATTTGGCAGCCCTGGTGTTTCTTCCCGCCCAGCTACCCCAGTTACAAGATGGAGAACCTGAGTGCCACAGAGACAGGCTACACTGCCAGCCTGACCCGTACCATTCCCTCATTCTTCCCAGAAGACCTAATGGTTCTGCGGCTGGATGTGGTGTTTGAGACAGAGGGCAGGCTCCACTTCACG CTCAGGGATCCGGCAAACAAACGCTATGAAGTGCCACTTGAAACCCCCAAAGCAAGAGGCCAGATCGCCTCCAAACTGTACAGTGTGCAGTTCTCAGCTGATCCCTTTGGCCTGATGGTCTTCAGGGAATCCAGCGGGCAGGTTCT GTTGAACACCACCGTTGCTCCCCTCTTCTTTGCTGACCAGTTCCTCCAGATCTCCACCTCCCTGCCATCCCGTTTCATCTCTGGCTTGGGGGAGCACCTGACCTCACTCGCCCTCAACATCAATTGGACCAAAGTCACCCTTTGGAATCGGGACATGGCGCCCACG CCGTACGTCAATCTCTATGGCTCTCACCCGTTCTACCTGGTGATGGAGGATGGCGGCTTGGCCCATGGAGTCTTCCTGCTGAACAGCAACGCGATGG ACGTGGTGCTGCAGCCAAGCCCAGCCCTGACTTGGAGAACAATAGGTGGCATTCTGGATTTCTACGTCTTCCTGGGCCCTGACCCCAAGAGTGTGGTCCGGCAGTACCTGGATGTCATCG GGTACCCGTTCATGCCCCCCTACTGGGGCCTGGGATTCCACTTGTGCCGCTGGGGCTACTCCTCCACCGCTGCAACCCGGCAGGCTGTGAAGAACATGACAGCAGCCCGGTTCCCCTTG GATGTGCAATGGAACGACCTAGATTATACAGATGCCAAGAGAGACTTCACCTTCAACAAGAACAACTTTAAGGACTATCCAGACATGGTGCGGGATTTCCACCAAAGCGGCCGGAGATACATCATGATCGTG GATCCAGCAATCAGCAGCTCTGGGCCCCCCGGCAGCTACAAACCCTACGATGACGGGCTGAAGCGAGGGGTGTTCATCCGAAATGCAACGGGGCAGCCTCTGGTTGGGAAA GTATGGCCTGGCCCGACCGTCTTCCCAGACTTCACTAACCCAGAGACTCATGAGTGGTGGCATGACATGGTGAGGGAGTTCCATGACCAGGTGCCCTTCGACGGCATGTGGATT GACATGAACGAGCCATCCAACTTTGTGGCGGGCTCCTTGGACGGCTGCCCAAACAACAAACTGGAAAACCCACCCTATGTGCCAG GTGTCTTGGGGGGCACCCTGcaggcagggaccatctgtgCCTCCAGCCAGCAGTACCTGTCCTCACACTACAACCTCCATAGTCTGTACGGGCTGACCGAGGCCATAGCTTCCCACCG TGCGCTGGTGAGGGTGCGAGGGAAGCGCCCTTTCGTGATCTCGCGTTCAACCTTTGCGGGTCACGGACGCTTCGCTGGCCACTGGACTGGGGATGTCCTgagcagctgggagcagctgTATTACTCTGTCCCAG AGGTGCTGCTCTTCAACCTGTATGGGGTGCCGCTGGTCGGGGCGGACATCTGCGGCTTTCTGGGTGACACCTCTGAGGAGCTGTGCGTACGCTGGACCCAGCTGGGTGCCTTCTATCCCTTCATGCGGAACCACAACGACCGTGGCAACAAG CCCCAGGAGCCGTACGCCTTCAGCCCTGCGGCCCAGGAGGCCATGAGGAAGGCTGTCTTCCTGCGATACTCGCTGCTGCCGTATCTCTACACCCTCTTCCACAAGGCCCACTCTGCAGGGGAGACAGTCGCACGACCCCTCTTCCTGGA GTTTCCCACAGACCCGAACACCCTGAGTGTTGACCACCAGTTCATGTGGGGAGCGGGGCTCCTCATCACGCCAGTGCTAGAGGCAGGGAAGACCAAAGTCAGCGGCTACTTCCCCGTAGAGACTTGGTATAACCTGATGGCA GGCTCCGTCATCCACAGCAAGGGCCAGTGGGTCCTCTTACCAGCTCCACTGGACACCATTAATGTCCATGTGCGGGCAGGACACATCCTACCTCTGCAA GAGCCTGGCTTCACGACCACAGAGAGCCGAAAGAAGGGCATGACCCTGGTAGTGGCGCTGACAGTGGCTGGGGTTGCCAGAGGCGACCTGTTCTGGGATGATGGTGAGAGCCTGCTGACATTTGAGAAGGGCGACTACACTCAAATCCTCTTCCTGGCCATGAAC GGTGTGCTGCTGAGTGAGCTGGTGCAGGTGAACAGCCAGGTGGACGGGCTCTTGCTGCAGGAGGTGACAGTGCTGGGTGTCCCCAGCCCGCCCCAGAGGGTTCTAGCTAACGGCGTCCCTGTCTCCAATTTCTCCTACCACGCGGACACCAAG ATCCTGAGTATCCCGCTCTCTCTCCCACTAGGGGAGCAGTTCATGGTCATCTGGTCCTGA
- the GAA gene encoding lysosomal alpha-glucosidase isoform X2: MPPVRLKEAENFPACKKASCTMLQMSVISIAALLTTVALHVIFSVHEVTVAAVSLRDPPGPETTYRSSSANGEGRTWYQRWAGQLETPGAAASGPLHCDISPDSRFDCAPEKLLSRAECEARGCCYVPVSIKGSAIWQPWCFFPPSYPSYKMENLSATETGYTASLTRTIPSFFPEDLMVLRLDVVFETEGRLHFTLRDPANKRYEVPLETPKARGQIASKLYSVQFSADPFGLMVFRESSGQVLLNTTVAPLFFADQFLQISTSLPSRFISGLGEHLTSLALNINWTKVTLWNRDMAPTPYVNLYGSHPFYLVMEDGGLAHGVFLLNSNAMDVVLQPSPALTWRTIGGILDFYVFLGPDPKSVVRQYLDVIGYPFMPPYWGLGFHLCRWGYSSTAATRQAVKNMTAARFPLDVQWNDLDYTDAKRDFTFNKNNFKDYPDMVRDFHQSGRRYIMIVDPAISSSGPPGSYKPYDDGLKRGVFIRNATGQPLVGKVWPGPTVFPDFTNPETHEWWHDMVREFHDQVPFDGMWIDMNEPSNFVAGSLDGCPNNKLENPPYVPGVLGGTLQAGTICASSQQYLSSHYNLHSLYGLTEAIASHRALVRVRGKRPFVISRSTFAGHGRFAGHWTGDVLSSWEQLYYSVPEVLLFNLYGVPLVGADICGFLGDTSEELCVRWTQLGAFYPFMRNHNDRGNKPQEPYAFSPAAQEAMRKAVFLRYSLLPYLYTLFHKAHSAGETVARPLFLEFPTDPNTLSVDHQFMWGAGLLITPVLEAGKTKVSGYFPVETWYNLMAGSVIHSKGQWVLLPAPLDTINVHVRAGHILPLQAFCFTFSKLFTTMKARNI, from the exons ATGCCCCCAGTGAGACTGAAGGAGGCTGAGAATTTTCCCGCCTGCAAGAAGGCTTCCTGCACCATGCTGCAGATGTCTGTCATCAGCATTGCTGCTCTGCTCACAACAGTTGCCCTACACGTCATATTCAGTGTCCATGAAGTCACTGTGGCTGCTGTGAGCCTCAGAGACCCCCCAGGGCCAGAGACTACCTACAGATCCAGTAGTGCTAATGGAGAAGGGCGGACATGGTATCAGAGGTGGGCAGGGCAACTGGAGACCCCAGGCGCTGCTGCATCAGGGCCCTTGCACTGTGACATCTCTCCAGATAGCCGGTTTGACTGTGCACCTGAGAAGCTTCTCTCCAGAGCAGAGTGTGAGGCTCGTGGCTGCTGCTACGTTCCGGTTTCCATTAAGGGCTCTGCGATTTGGCAGCCCTGGTGTTTCTTCCCGCCCAGCTACCCCAGTTACAAGATGGAGAACCTGAGTGCCACAGAGACAGGCTACACTGCCAGCCTGACCCGTACCATTCCCTCATTCTTCCCAGAAGACCTAATGGTTCTGCGGCTGGATGTGGTGTTTGAGACAGAGGGCAGGCTCCACTTCACG CTCAGGGATCCGGCAAACAAACGCTATGAAGTGCCACTTGAAACCCCCAAAGCAAGAGGCCAGATCGCCTCCAAACTGTACAGTGTGCAGTTCTCAGCTGATCCCTTTGGCCTGATGGTCTTCAGGGAATCCAGCGGGCAGGTTCT GTTGAACACCACCGTTGCTCCCCTCTTCTTTGCTGACCAGTTCCTCCAGATCTCCACCTCCCTGCCATCCCGTTTCATCTCTGGCTTGGGGGAGCACCTGACCTCACTCGCCCTCAACATCAATTGGACCAAAGTCACCCTTTGGAATCGGGACATGGCGCCCACG CCGTACGTCAATCTCTATGGCTCTCACCCGTTCTACCTGGTGATGGAGGATGGCGGCTTGGCCCATGGAGTCTTCCTGCTGAACAGCAACGCGATGG ACGTGGTGCTGCAGCCAAGCCCAGCCCTGACTTGGAGAACAATAGGTGGCATTCTGGATTTCTACGTCTTCCTGGGCCCTGACCCCAAGAGTGTGGTCCGGCAGTACCTGGATGTCATCG GGTACCCGTTCATGCCCCCCTACTGGGGCCTGGGATTCCACTTGTGCCGCTGGGGCTACTCCTCCACCGCTGCAACCCGGCAGGCTGTGAAGAACATGACAGCAGCCCGGTTCCCCTTG GATGTGCAATGGAACGACCTAGATTATACAGATGCCAAGAGAGACTTCACCTTCAACAAGAACAACTTTAAGGACTATCCAGACATGGTGCGGGATTTCCACCAAAGCGGCCGGAGATACATCATGATCGTG GATCCAGCAATCAGCAGCTCTGGGCCCCCCGGCAGCTACAAACCCTACGATGACGGGCTGAAGCGAGGGGTGTTCATCCGAAATGCAACGGGGCAGCCTCTGGTTGGGAAA GTATGGCCTGGCCCGACCGTCTTCCCAGACTTCACTAACCCAGAGACTCATGAGTGGTGGCATGACATGGTGAGGGAGTTCCATGACCAGGTGCCCTTCGACGGCATGTGGATT GACATGAACGAGCCATCCAACTTTGTGGCGGGCTCCTTGGACGGCTGCCCAAACAACAAACTGGAAAACCCACCCTATGTGCCAG GTGTCTTGGGGGGCACCCTGcaggcagggaccatctgtgCCTCCAGCCAGCAGTACCTGTCCTCACACTACAACCTCCATAGTCTGTACGGGCTGACCGAGGCCATAGCTTCCCACCG TGCGCTGGTGAGGGTGCGAGGGAAGCGCCCTTTCGTGATCTCGCGTTCAACCTTTGCGGGTCACGGACGCTTCGCTGGCCACTGGACTGGGGATGTCCTgagcagctgggagcagctgTATTACTCTGTCCCAG AGGTGCTGCTCTTCAACCTGTATGGGGTGCCGCTGGTCGGGGCGGACATCTGCGGCTTTCTGGGTGACACCTCTGAGGAGCTGTGCGTACGCTGGACCCAGCTGGGTGCCTTCTATCCCTTCATGCGGAACCACAACGACCGTGGCAACAAG CCCCAGGAGCCGTACGCCTTCAGCCCTGCGGCCCAGGAGGCCATGAGGAAGGCTGTCTTCCTGCGATACTCGCTGCTGCCGTATCTCTACACCCTCTTCCACAAGGCCCACTCTGCAGGGGAGACAGTCGCACGACCCCTCTTCCTGGA GTTTCCCACAGACCCGAACACCCTGAGTGTTGACCACCAGTTCATGTGGGGAGCGGGGCTCCTCATCACGCCAGTGCTAGAGGCAGGGAAGACCAAAGTCAGCGGCTACTTCCCCGTAGAGACTTGGTATAACCTGATGGCA GGCTCCGTCATCCACAGCAAGGGCCAGTGGGTCCTCTTACCAGCTCCACTGGACACCATTAATGTCCATGTGCGGGCAGGACACATCCTACCTCTGCAA GCTTTctgtttcacattttcaaaactctttacaaccatgaaggctagaaacatcTAA